From one Pseudactinotalea sp. HY158 genomic stretch:
- a CDS encoding S-(hydroxymethyl)mycothiol dehydrogenase: MHEVRAVVCKAKNEPVTVETILVPDPGPGEALVDVITCGVCQTDLHYKVGGVGDDFPYLLGHEASGIVAAVGEGVTEVAPGDAVILNWRAVCGSCRACRRGEPWYCFDTHNAVNKMTLLDGTELSPALGIGAFAEKTLVAAGQCTKIEGAIEPHQYAALGLLGCGVMAGIGATINTGAIRRGESVAVIGCGGVGTAAVAGAALAGATTIIAVDLDDGKLATARSFGATDTINAREQDVVEGIRSLTGGFGADLVVDAAGIAVTFEQAFRARDLAGRVVLVGVPEPGTTFELPLDELFGRGGSIKSSWYGDTLPSRDLPMLVDQYRRGRLDLDGFVTERIELGEIEPAFTQMSAGRVLRSVVEINPPPGVVADRRGEDS; this comes from the coding sequence GTGCACGAGGTGAGGGCCGTCGTCTGCAAGGCGAAGAACGAGCCGGTGACCGTGGAGACGATCCTGGTGCCCGACCCCGGGCCCGGCGAGGCGCTGGTCGACGTGATCACGTGCGGGGTGTGCCAGACCGACCTGCACTACAAGGTCGGCGGCGTGGGCGACGACTTCCCCTACCTGCTCGGGCACGAGGCCTCCGGCATCGTCGCTGCGGTGGGCGAGGGCGTGACCGAGGTCGCCCCCGGCGACGCCGTCATCCTCAACTGGCGGGCCGTGTGCGGGAGCTGCCGGGCGTGCCGCAGGGGGGAGCCCTGGTACTGCTTCGACACCCACAACGCCGTGAACAAGATGACCCTGCTCGACGGCACCGAGCTCTCCCCGGCGCTCGGTATCGGCGCCTTCGCGGAGAAGACCCTCGTGGCGGCCGGCCAGTGCACGAAGATCGAGGGGGCGATCGAGCCCCACCAGTACGCCGCCCTCGGACTGCTCGGCTGCGGGGTCATGGCCGGCATCGGGGCCACGATCAACACCGGGGCGATCCGGCGCGGTGAGTCCGTGGCGGTCATCGGCTGCGGCGGCGTGGGCACGGCGGCCGTCGCCGGCGCCGCGCTCGCCGGGGCCACGACGATCATCGCGGTCGACCTCGACGACGGCAAGCTCGCCACCGCGCGCTCCTTCGGCGCCACCGACACGATCAACGCCCGCGAGCAGGATGTGGTCGAGGGCATCCGGTCCCTCACCGGCGGCTTCGGGGCCGACCTCGTGGTCGACGCCGCCGGCATCGCCGTGACGTTCGAGCAGGCCTTCCGCGCCCGGGATCTGGCCGGGCGGGTCGTGCTCGTCGGCGTGCCCGAGCCCGGCACGACGTTCGAGCTCCCACTCGACGAGCTCTTCGGCCGCGGCGGCTCGATCAAGTCCTCCTGGTACGGCGACACGCTGCCCTCGCGCGACCTGCCGATGCTCGTCGACCAGTACCGGCGCGGCCGCCTCGACCTCGACGGCTTCGTGACCGAGCGGATCGAACTCGGCGAGATCGAACCCGCCTTCACCCAGATGAGCGCCGGCCGCGTGCTGCGCTCCGTGGTGGAGATCAACCCGCCCCCCGGGGTCGTCGCCGACCGGCGGGGGGAGGACTCATGA
- a CDS encoding chorismate mutase — MGEPAAPGVGLPEELLRIRGSIDNIDAALVHLLAERFKCTQRVGLLKAHSGLPPSDPAREERQIARLRALAHDAGLDPVFAEKFLGFIVAEVIQHHEDIAGTHAADTRVE, encoded by the coding sequence ATGGGCGAGCCCGCGGCACCGGGTGTCGGGCTGCCCGAGGAGCTGCTGCGCATCCGCGGCAGCATCGACAACATCGACGCCGCGCTCGTGCACCTGCTCGCCGAACGGTTCAAGTGCACCCAGCGGGTCGGCCTGCTCAAGGCACACTCGGGGCTGCCGCCCTCGGATCCGGCGCGGGAGGAGCGGCAGATCGCGCGGCTGCGGGCGCTGGCACACGACGCCGGACTCGACCCGGTCTTCGCCGAGAAGTTCCTCGGGTTCATCGTGGCCGAGGTGATCCAGCACCACGAGGACATCGCGGGCACCCACGCCGCGGACACCCGGGTCGAGTAG